The DNA segment CAGCAGCTTGCTTGAAACATGAACACAAATCTCTACGTATTTGAGTAGTTGTTGCTTCTTCTTTCACTTTCTCTGCTCCCAAACAACATGCTGCTGAAGGCATTGCttcttttcctaccaaaaaagaAAGGCATGGATTCAATGTTGCCACTGCTTCTTGGCATGAGATTGCATTCACATTACTCACACCCAACAACATTGTTAGCACCCCAAATGCCAACATTATCATCTTTCCCTCCATTTCAACTGAATTAGTTTCAACTAATTTCAATTTGTTTGTTTTGCTTGGTGCTTTCAGCATGCCTGCCTACTTCCTCTTTTTATACCCTCACTTTCACGTCTTCATTGTCATATGGTGGCCTTCCATGCATCTGATTCTTTCTTTCACAGTTTCTCAACCTTAATTTCAGAAAATTCCAAAATCATTACCTTTTTTAAGTTTCAACCACTGACAATGTATTTCGTT comes from the Euphorbia lathyris chromosome 5, ddEupLath1.1, whole genome shotgun sequence genome and includes:
- the LOC136231131 gene encoding non-specific lipid-transfer protein-like; amino-acid sequence: MEGKMIMLAFGVLTMLLGVSNVNAISCQEAVATLNPCLSFLVGKEAMPSAACCLGAEKVKEEATTTQIRRDLCSCFKQAAASFGIIADKAKQIPDLCHVQVPVPIDPNIDCTKVPA